From a single Micromonospora pallida genomic region:
- a CDS encoding inositol monophosphatase family protein produces MDVEPSGRGSDLRDAHRFAVEAARDAGRLLRRGTRGELHARAKNDSGDLVTDLDLAAERLIVDRIRARWPEHGVIAEEGGEYATDDSWTWLVDPLDGTNNVAIGLPAYVVGIALCDRGSPVLGVVHDPVAGRTWSAVRGQGAFVHVDGPAGQPLRTPHRPVPAAPVLAWTQGHEVRRDDSTARALKVVLDSTARRVLQLWAPLLSWVMLARGDIDGIVGYRPEAVDLPAGMLLAVEAGMVVRALDGGCFDDRYGCPADRRSFVAGPPETIDRLVKLVTAAQWIEPQVRRLTPISLTSVGW; encoded by the coding sequence ATGGACGTGGAGCCGAGCGGGCGCGGATCGGACCTGCGTGACGCGCACCGGTTCGCGGTGGAGGCCGCCCGGGACGCCGGGCGGCTGTTGCGCCGGGGCACCCGTGGCGAGCTGCACGCCCGGGCCAAGAACGACTCCGGGGACCTGGTCACCGACCTGGACCTGGCCGCCGAACGGCTGATCGTCGACCGGATCCGGGCCCGCTGGCCGGAACACGGCGTGATCGCCGAGGAAGGCGGCGAGTACGCCACCGACGACTCCTGGACGTGGCTGGTGGACCCGCTGGACGGCACCAACAACGTGGCGATCGGGCTGCCCGCGTACGTGGTCGGGATCGCGCTCTGCGACCGGGGCTCGCCGGTGCTCGGGGTGGTGCACGACCCGGTTGCCGGTCGTACCTGGTCGGCCGTCCGTGGCCAGGGCGCTTTCGTGCACGTGGACGGCCCGGCCGGCCAGCCGCTGCGCACACCGCACCGGCCGGTGCCGGCCGCGCCGGTGCTGGCCTGGACACAGGGACACGAGGTACGCCGGGACGACAGCACCGCCCGCGCCCTCAAGGTGGTGCTCGACTCCACCGCCCGGCGCGTGTTGCAACTGTGGGCGCCGCTGCTGTCCTGGGTGATGTTGGCCCGGGGCGACATCGACGGCATCGTCGGCTACCGCCCGGAGGCGGTCGACCTGCCGGCCGGGATGCTGCTGGCTGTCGAGGCCGGCATGGTGGTCCGGGCCCTCGACGGTGGCTGCTTCGACGACCGGTACGGGTGCCCGGCTGACCGGCGCAGCTTCGTCGCCGGACCGCCGGAGACGATCGACCGGCTGGTCAAGCTGGTGACCGCGGCACAGTGGATCGAGCCGCAGGTCCGCCGCCTCACGCCGATCAGCCTGACCAGCGTCGGCTGGTGA
- a CDS encoding carbohydrate ABC transporter permease — MTTLDKTTDVAAGRGRAAGADRAVRRDLGVVNVLSHGFLALWGALTVLPLLWMFLSSFKSNAEILADPWGLPGELRLDNWVRAWTTAHIGQYFLNSAIVVTGSVALTMLMGATAAYVFARYEFRGRQLAYYLFVGGLMFPVFLALVPLFFVVKNAGLFGTWTGLVLVYAAYSLPFTVFFLTAFFRTLPTSVAEAALVDGCGHFRLFFRVMLPMARPGMISVAIFNFLSHWNQFLLPQVLLQGDDSKWMLAQGLAALSVSQGYAGDYAQLFAGLSIAVVPVLLVYVAFQRHVQSGLTAGQLK; from the coding sequence GTGACCACCCTCGACAAGACCACCGACGTCGCCGCCGGCCGGGGCCGGGCCGCCGGGGCCGACCGGGCGGTACGCCGCGACCTGGGCGTGGTGAACGTCCTCTCGCACGGCTTCCTGGCGCTCTGGGGCGCGCTGACCGTGCTCCCGCTGCTGTGGATGTTCCTCAGCTCGTTCAAGAGCAACGCGGAGATCCTGGCGGACCCGTGGGGCCTGCCCGGCGAGCTGCGTCTCGACAACTGGGTCCGGGCGTGGACCACCGCGCACATCGGCCAGTACTTCCTCAACAGCGCGATCGTCGTCACCGGCTCGGTCGCCCTCACCATGCTGATGGGTGCCACCGCCGCGTACGTCTTCGCCCGGTACGAGTTCCGGGGCCGTCAGCTCGCGTACTACCTGTTCGTCGGCGGCCTGATGTTCCCGGTCTTCCTGGCCCTGGTGCCGCTGTTCTTCGTTGTGAAGAACGCCGGGCTGTTCGGCACCTGGACGGGGCTGGTCCTGGTCTACGCCGCGTACTCGCTGCCGTTCACGGTCTTCTTCCTCACCGCGTTCTTCCGCACCCTGCCGACGTCGGTGGCGGAGGCGGCGCTGGTCGACGGCTGCGGCCACTTCCGGTTGTTCTTCCGGGTGATGCTGCCGATGGCCCGCCCGGGGATGATCAGCGTCGCCATCTTCAACTTCCTGAGCCACTGGAACCAGTTCCTGCTGCCGCAGGTGCTGTTGCAGGGCGACGACTCGAAGTGGATGCTGGCCCAGGGCCTGGCCGCGCTGTCGGTCAGCCAGGGCTACGCGGGCGACTACGCGCAGCTCTTCGCCGGCCTCAGCATCGCCGTGGTGCCGGTGCTGCTGGTGTACGTGGCCTTCCAGCGCCACGTCCAGTCGGGTCTGACCGCCGGCCAACTCAAGTAG
- a CDS encoding class I SAM-dependent methyltransferase, protein MAEPATGASSGSAQAHGRRANRRSYHDGALVDGYVDDPYHRVRRAVAARLMVDDILGGGPVLELGCGPCSMVDPAELPVPLVVADMAEAALGAARRATAGRALPVCLDATRGLPFRAGSFAGLLTGELIEHVYDPVALLRECHRVLAPGGLLVLTTPNLATVQDRLAFLAGRAPRQVDPLHPYLWLHIRPFTASLLRRALRRAGFAPLALRSNHVGWRLPGGRWVTSRLLARIAPALGGSLICAARRLGDPPSPQDAVPRNNT, encoded by the coding sequence ATGGCCGAGCCAGCGACCGGGGCCTCGTCGGGCAGCGCGCAGGCGCACGGCCGGCGCGCCAACCGGCGTAGTTACCACGACGGCGCGCTGGTCGACGGGTACGTCGACGACCCGTACCACCGAGTCCGCCGGGCGGTCGCGGCCCGGCTGATGGTCGACGACATCCTCGGGGGAGGGCCGGTACTGGAGTTGGGCTGCGGCCCGTGCAGCATGGTCGACCCGGCGGAGCTGCCCGTGCCGCTCGTGGTGGCGGACATGGCCGAGGCCGCGCTGGGTGCGGCCCGTCGGGCCACCGCGGGTCGGGCGCTGCCGGTCTGTCTGGACGCCACCCGCGGCCTGCCGTTTCGCGCCGGCAGTTTCGCCGGGCTGCTGACCGGTGAGCTGATCGAGCACGTCTACGACCCGGTGGCGCTGCTGCGGGAGTGCCACCGGGTCCTCGCCCCGGGTGGGCTGCTGGTGCTCACCACTCCGAACCTGGCGACCGTCCAGGACCGGCTGGCGTTCCTCGCCGGCCGCGCGCCCCGCCAGGTGGATCCGCTGCACCCGTACCTCTGGTTGCACATCCGGCCGTTCACCGCGTCGCTGCTGCGGCGGGCGCTGCGCCGGGCCGGGTTCGCGCCGTTGGCGCTGCGTTCCAACCACGTCGGGTGGCGGCTGCCCGGCGGGCGCTGGGTCACCTCCCGACTGCTTGCCCGGATCGCACCGGCGCTCGGCGGGTCGCTGATCTGCGCCGCCCGGCGACTGGGCGATCCACCGTCGCCTCAGGACGCGGTGCCCCGAAACAACACGTGA
- a CDS encoding SLC13 family permease: METSGEPPSAAPDRSRWGRLHVLDWIAIALFAGGVLCVLTGLLPRADAEATVRRILPILIFLGTVVVLAELTAVAGVFDALAARVAITARGNFGALFWLCVGFASVTTIALNLDTTAVLLTPVMIALARKLGVPPIPLAMTTVWLANTASLLLPVSNLTNILASDRIGLAPVAWAARMWWPQLVAIAITMLLLWWWYWRPARAGADSFVPPPPHVPPDPVLYRTALVACLLFVAGVLAEVEIGLASGVAAAILVAGFAVRARGSLRLQLVPWRLLVFVTGLFLVVQTIGRHGLDTVMGTLIGSDPGTEGVLRAGAVGAFFANVVNNLPAYVAGEAVIAADHHTQLLALLVGTNVGPLATPWASLATLIWYERCRAAGVAVPLGRFVATSAVLAALATTASVTALLVAPSG, translated from the coding sequence GTGGAGACCAGCGGCGAGCCACCGTCGGCCGCACCGGACCGATCCCGCTGGGGCCGGCTGCACGTACTGGACTGGATCGCGATCGCGCTTTTCGCAGGCGGTGTCCTCTGCGTCCTCACCGGGCTCCTCCCCCGCGCGGACGCCGAGGCCACCGTACGCCGGATCCTGCCGATCCTGATCTTCCTCGGCACCGTGGTGGTGCTGGCCGAACTGACCGCGGTGGCCGGGGTCTTCGACGCGCTCGCCGCCCGGGTGGCGATCACTGCGCGGGGCAACTTCGGCGCGCTGTTCTGGCTCTGCGTGGGGTTCGCCTCGGTGACCACGATCGCGCTCAACCTGGACACCACCGCCGTCCTGCTCACCCCGGTGATGATCGCCCTGGCCCGCAAGCTCGGCGTGCCGCCGATCCCGCTGGCGATGACCACGGTCTGGCTGGCCAACACGGCGAGCCTGCTGCTGCCCGTGTCCAACCTGACCAACATCCTGGCCAGCGACCGGATCGGCCTGGCCCCGGTGGCGTGGGCGGCCCGGATGTGGTGGCCGCAACTGGTCGCGATCGCGATCACCATGCTGCTGCTCTGGTGGTGGTACTGGCGGCCGGCGCGGGCCGGCGCCGACTCGTTCGTGCCACCGCCACCACACGTGCCGCCCGACCCCGTGCTCTACCGCACCGCGCTCGTGGCCTGCCTGCTGTTCGTCGCCGGGGTCCTCGCCGAGGTCGAGATCGGGCTCGCTTCCGGGGTGGCCGCCGCGATCCTGGTCGCCGGGTTCGCGGTCCGCGCCCGGGGCAGCCTGAGACTCCAACTGGTCCCCTGGCGGCTGCTGGTCTTCGTCACCGGGCTGTTCCTGGTGGTGCAGACCATCGGCCGCCACGGGCTGGACACCGTGATGGGCACGTTGATCGGCAGCGACCCGGGTACGGAGGGCGTACTGCGGGCCGGCGCCGTCGGCGCGTTCTTCGCCAACGTGGTCAACAACCTGCCCGCGTACGTGGCCGGGGAGGCGGTCATCGCCGCTGACCACCACACCCAGTTGCTGGCCCTGCTGGTGGGCACCAACGTCGGCCCGCTCGCCACCCCGTGGGCGTCGCTGGCCACGCTGATCTGGTACGAGCGCTGCCGGGCCGCCGGGGTCGCGGTCCCGCTGGGCCGGTTCGTGGCCACCAGCGCCGTCCTCGCCGCCCTGGCCACCACCGCCAGCGTCACCGCCCTGCTGGTCGCTCCGTCAGGCTGA
- a CDS encoding carbohydrate ABC transporter permease, producing the protein MKHGKYPLIVTFLVPPLLLYVVFVVSPYLQAFQISTTDWLGYSAEANPVGLANFRALWHDDYVWNALKNNAILLALVPVLTIGLGLFFATMLSMGGRRGRAGVTGVRGSALYRTVYFFPQVLSVVIIAALWKEVYQPNAGLLNGILRAVGLPAPPWLGDPRTAFWCVLAVMIWANVGFYVVLFGAAMSAIPREIYEAVLLDGASRWTTLRRITIPLLWDTVQVAWIYLAIAALDGFILVQLMTNGGPNFSSDVIGVRLYDTAFGSETKFGYASAIGVVMFFLTLSVAVLALRVSRRERIELS; encoded by the coding sequence ATGAAACACGGCAAGTACCCGCTGATCGTCACCTTCCTGGTGCCGCCGCTGCTGCTGTACGTCGTCTTCGTCGTCTCGCCGTACCTACAGGCGTTCCAGATCTCCACCACCGACTGGCTGGGCTACTCGGCCGAGGCCAACCCGGTGGGCCTGGCCAACTTCCGGGCCCTGTGGCACGACGACTACGTCTGGAACGCGTTGAAGAACAACGCGATCCTGCTCGCCCTGGTGCCGGTGCTGACCATCGGGCTCGGCCTGTTCTTCGCCACCATGCTCAGCATGGGCGGGCGCCGGGGTCGGGCCGGAGTCACCGGGGTACGCGGCAGCGCGCTCTACCGCACCGTCTACTTCTTCCCACAGGTGCTCTCGGTGGTGATCATCGCGGCGCTGTGGAAGGAGGTCTACCAGCCCAACGCCGGGCTGCTCAACGGCATCCTGCGCGCGGTCGGGCTGCCCGCGCCGCCCTGGCTCGGCGACCCGCGTACCGCGTTCTGGTGCGTGCTGGCGGTGATGATCTGGGCCAACGTCGGGTTCTACGTGGTGCTCTTCGGCGCCGCCATGTCGGCGATCCCACGGGAGATCTACGAGGCGGTGCTGCTCGACGGCGCGTCCCGCTGGACGACGCTGCGCCGGATCACCATCCCGCTGCTGTGGGACACCGTGCAGGTTGCCTGGATCTACCTGGCCATCGCCGCGCTGGACGGCTTCATCCTGGTGCAGCTGATGACCAACGGCGGCCCCAACTTCTCCTCCGACGTCATCGGCGTGCGGCTGTACGACACCGCATTCGGCAGCGAGACCAAGTTCGGGTACGCCTCGGCGATCGGTGTGGTGATGTTCTTCCTGACCCTGTCGGTGGCCGTGCTGGCGCTGCGGGTCAGCCGACGGGAACGGATCGAACTGTCGTGA
- the ngcE gene encoding N-acetylglucosamine/diacetylchitobiose ABC transporter substrate-binding protein yields the protein MNRRDILRRSAAAGLLATPAAGLLAGCATSGGGDKGSTEVYKGTKSEQNPLGVKEDAPLEVVIFNGGFGEDYAKAHEAMYTERYPKATIKHSATQEISKTLQPRFVDGTPPDVVNNSGAGQIDFNGLVSQNALADLGELLSAPSLDIPGKTVQETLLPGAVEVGSYDGKFLVMNYTYTVYGIWHSTKLFADRGWEYAKTWDDHIALCKKIKAAGIAPWTYAGKHPRYMSWPVISTAIKFGGPSVATAIDNLEPNAWKSDAMKAAADAWHQIVKDKYILDGSPGLDHVQSQTAWCQGKAAFISCGSWLESEQKSVTPPGFNMTVAPTPSLGGGDKLPFEAIRGTAGEPFMVPAKAKNVAGGLDYFRTMLSKKGAQDFTKKVSSLTVVAGATEGVELPFGLTTVVKALDASGANGFNWVYNNYYRKLERNLVDAACGEFFSGRIGPAEFLDLCQKGADSIAQDSSITKYKRAA from the coding sequence ATGAACAGGCGTGACATCCTGCGGCGCAGCGCCGCCGCCGGCCTGCTGGCCACCCCTGCCGCCGGCCTGCTCGCCGGCTGCGCCACCTCCGGCGGTGGCGACAAGGGCAGCACCGAGGTGTACAAGGGCACCAAGAGCGAGCAGAACCCGCTGGGCGTGAAGGAGGACGCCCCGCTGGAGGTCGTGATCTTCAACGGTGGGTTCGGCGAGGACTACGCCAAGGCCCACGAGGCCATGTACACCGAGCGGTACCCCAAGGCGACGATCAAGCACTCGGCCACCCAGGAGATCAGCAAGACCCTCCAGCCGCGCTTCGTCGACGGCACCCCACCGGACGTGGTCAACAACTCCGGCGCCGGCCAGATCGACTTCAACGGCCTGGTCTCCCAGAACGCCCTCGCCGACCTCGGCGAACTGCTCTCGGCACCGAGCCTCGACATCCCCGGCAAGACCGTCCAGGAGACGCTGCTGCCGGGCGCGGTGGAGGTCGGCTCGTACGACGGCAAGTTCCTCGTGATGAACTACACCTACACCGTCTACGGCATCTGGCACTCCACCAAGCTCTTCGCCGACCGTGGCTGGGAGTACGCGAAGACCTGGGACGACCACATCGCCCTGTGCAAGAAGATCAAGGCCGCGGGCATCGCCCCCTGGACGTACGCGGGCAAGCACCCCCGCTACATGAGCTGGCCGGTGATCTCCACGGCGATCAAGTTCGGCGGCCCCTCCGTGGCCACGGCGATCGACAACCTGGAGCCCAACGCCTGGAAGTCCGACGCGATGAAGGCCGCCGCCGACGCCTGGCACCAGATCGTCAAGGACAAGTACATCCTCGACGGCTCGCCGGGGCTGGACCACGTGCAGTCGCAAACCGCGTGGTGCCAGGGCAAGGCCGCGTTCATCTCCTGCGGCTCCTGGCTGGAGAGCGAGCAGAAGTCCGTCACCCCGCCCGGGTTCAACATGACCGTGGCGCCGACGCCGAGCCTCGGCGGCGGCGACAAGCTGCCCTTCGAGGCGATCCGCGGCACCGCCGGCGAGCCGTTCATGGTGCCGGCCAAGGCGAAGAACGTCGCGGGCGGCCTGGACTACTTCCGGACCATGCTGTCGAAGAAGGGCGCCCAGGACTTCACGAAGAAGGTCTCCAGCCTGACCGTGGTGGCCGGGGCCACCGAGGGCGTGGAGCTGCCGTTCGGTCTCACCACCGTGGTCAAGGCGCTGGATGCCTCCGGGGCCAACGGCTTCAACTGGGTCTACAACAACTACTACCGCAAGCTGGAGCGCAACCTGGTCGACGCCGCGTGCGGCGAGTTCTTCAGCGGCCGGATCGGCCCGGCGGAGTTCCTGGACCTGTGCCAGAAGGGCGCCGACTCGATCGCCCAGGACAGCTCGATCACGAAGTACAAGCGCGCGGCGTGA